In a genomic window of Halobiforma lacisalsi AJ5:
- the map gene encoding type II methionyl aminopeptidase, producing the protein MAESDDEVDLQSEKYEKHREAGEILAQVREETAERVEVGVSHLEVAEYAEDRIRELGGEPAFPVNISIDEEAAHATPSIDDDSTFGEEMVNLDIGVHVDGWLADTAITVDLSGNPELAEASEQALEAALEVVEPGVETGEIGAEIEDVIDGYGFNPVVNLTGHGLGHWEQHTQPNIPNRAVSQGATLEVGDVVAIEPFATDGGGKVTEGASEEIFALEREGTVRNRQAREALDQITEEFRTLPFATRWLETDRAEMALRRLKRNDIVHGYPVLQEDDGYLVSQKEHTIIVTEDGCEVTTD; encoded by the coding sequence ATGGCCGAATCCGACGACGAGGTGGATCTGCAGTCCGAGAAGTACGAGAAACACCGCGAGGCCGGGGAGATCCTCGCCCAGGTACGGGAGGAGACCGCCGAACGGGTCGAGGTCGGCGTCAGCCACCTCGAGGTCGCGGAGTACGCCGAGGACCGGATCCGCGAACTTGGCGGCGAACCCGCCTTCCCGGTCAACATCTCGATCGACGAGGAGGCGGCCCACGCGACGCCGTCGATCGACGACGACTCGACGTTCGGCGAGGAGATGGTCAATCTCGACATCGGCGTCCACGTCGACGGCTGGCTGGCCGACACCGCGATCACCGTCGACCTCTCGGGCAACCCCGAACTCGCCGAAGCCTCCGAACAGGCGCTGGAGGCCGCCCTCGAGGTCGTCGAACCCGGCGTCGAAACCGGCGAAATCGGCGCGGAGATCGAGGACGTCATCGACGGCTACGGCTTCAATCCCGTCGTCAACCTCACCGGCCACGGACTGGGCCACTGGGAACAGCACACCCAGCCGAACATCCCGAACCGCGCCGTCTCCCAGGGTGCGACGCTCGAGGTCGGCGACGTCGTCGCGATCGAACCGTTCGCGACCGACGGCGGCGGCAAGGTGACCGAAGGTGCAAGCGAGGAGATCTTCGCGCTCGAACGCGAGGGGACCGTCCGGAACCGGCAGGCCCGCGAGGCTCTCGACCAGATCACCGAGGAGTTCCGGACGCTGCCGTTCGCGACGCGCTGGCTCGAGACGGATCGGGCCGAGATGGCGCTGCGACGGCTGAAGCGCAACGACATCGTCCACGGCTACCCGGTGCTCCAGGAGGACGATGGCTACCTCGTCAGCCAGAAAGAGCACACGATCATCGTCACCGAGGACGGCTGCGAAGTGACGACGGACTGA
- a CDS encoding DUF7835 family putative zinc beta-ribbon protein, protein MATTDNSFNGITEYCDECELETIHEVSVQIRTESVKEENAQFSREPYRVSECQRCGARSSQRMNNA, encoded by the coding sequence ATGGCAACGACTGATAACTCATTCAATGGGATAACCGAATACTGCGACGAGTGTGAACTTGAAACTATTCACGAAGTTTCGGTCCAGATTCGAACCGAGAGCGTCAAAGAGGAGAACGCCCAGTTCTCTCGCGAACCCTACCGCGTCAGCGAATGTCAGCGCTGTGGCGCTCGTTCCAGCCAGCGGATGAACAACGCCTGA
- a CDS encoding HIT family protein yields the protein MEQVFAPWRIEWIRRDDKNPDIDDCVFCELPERERDEDRENLLVARSEHAFVMLNNYPYNPGHVMVIPRAHTGEYGDLGDEQLLDHARLKQRTFDALEAAIEPDGFNAGLNLGDGAGGSIDDHLHTHVVPRWEGDTNFMPVLSDTTVIVEALEETYDHLHEAFAAQEGATVPDDGAVRFD from the coding sequence ATGGAACAGGTCTTCGCACCGTGGCGGATAGAGTGGATCAGACGCGACGACAAGAACCCCGACATCGACGACTGCGTCTTCTGTGAACTCCCCGAACGGGAACGGGACGAAGACCGGGAGAACCTGCTCGTCGCGCGCAGCGAGCACGCGTTCGTCATGCTGAACAACTACCCGTACAACCCGGGCCACGTGATGGTCATTCCCCGGGCACACACCGGCGAGTACGGCGATCTCGGCGACGAGCAGCTGCTCGACCACGCACGGCTGAAACAGCGAACGTTCGACGCCCTCGAGGCGGCCATCGAACCCGACGGGTTCAACGCCGGGTTGAACCTCGGCGACGGTGCCGGCGGTTCGATCGACGACCACCTCCACACTCACGTCGTCCCGCGCTGGGAAGGCGACACGAACTTCATGCCGGTTCTGAGCGACACGACAGTGATCGTCGAGGCGCTGGAGGAGACGTACGACCACCTCCACGAGGCGTTCGCAGCACAGGAGGGTGCAACGGTTCCGGACGACGGTGCAGTCCGTTTCGACTGA
- a CDS encoding glutaredoxin family protein, which produces MASITLYELDGCPYCERVADSLEELDIDYESVWVDPPHSERDEVKRLSGQRQVPVLVDEEYGVTMAESDRILEFLETTYA; this is translated from the coding sequence ATGGCTTCGATTACCCTGTACGAACTCGACGGCTGTCCCTACTGCGAGCGGGTCGCCGACAGCCTCGAGGAACTGGACATAGACTACGAGAGCGTCTGGGTCGACCCACCCCACTCCGAACGAGACGAGGTCAAGCGGCTTTCCGGGCAACGGCAGGTCCCGGTGCTGGTCGACGAGGAGTACGGCGTGACGATGGCCGAATCCGACCGGATCCTCGAGTTCCTCGAGACGACGTACGCCTGA